Part of the Nostoc sp. ATCC 53789 genome, CATACTAATAATGCGTCATCCCGGTAAGGATAAATAGGCAAGAGATTTGGATCATCCACACCGCGCTGTTGGAATTGCTTAGGTAAGATGGCACTATTGAAACCATAGCTTTGTAACCCTAGCACCGCTAAAACGCGAGAATTATCGATTGATGCTGAGAGTAATCTATCGACACCACCGCCTGGAGCAATGAGAGTACGTTGGGCGGCATCGTTAATTGCTAAGGTGCTGTCAAAATGTGGGCGCAGCAGGATTCTGAGGGGATGTGTGAGTGGCAATTGTCGAGCAGTTGCGATCGCAAAAACACCAATCAAAAGATGAGTTCTTGCTAGGTGAGTAACAGCTTCGTGGATGTTGGCATCTGCTATTTGGACAATTGTTTTGGCAAAAAGCCAAGCGTATTTACCGGAGTTAGGGGTAACAATTGGATAATCTGGGCCTGGGGTTTGACCGCATTGAATGGCTACCGGACGCAATAGACGGGTGGGGTCTGAACCTTTGGGTAAGGCAAACAGTGCTAAGGGAGCATAGAGATATTTTTGCTCGTGTGGGAATGTACCGTTGATCGCACCATCTAAAATTTTATAGTCAGCTAAGTAGAGCCTGCCTTCAAGTCCTGCTGCTGCTAATGAATCGTCAGTTCCCATCACTGCTTGGTAATGTTCGTCTGTGACTGGGAAGCGATCGCTTGGAGTAGTTACTCGCTCAATCATGACGGGATTGTAGCCAGCCACTCTCATGTAGGCAAATACTTCATCTTCCTGGTAAGTTTTAGCGTAGGCGTAGCCCGCCGTAGGCATCACTGGTGGACTAATCACCGGAAACAAATTTTCGTAGTCCTTGAGACTAGTTGCATGTCCTGTAGGCTGTCCTTCATATAGAAGGTTAATTATCCTATTTAGAGCATCTCTGAGGATCACAAGTCCGTTTTCTTTCAGAATAGAATGAAAAAGCTCGTCAAGTTCTCTAAAATCCTTAGATATCCCTTTGAGCAAAAGCTGAGGGATAATTTGCAGGATTCTTGCCAGGATGCTGATTCGGGCTGGTACTGCTCCCTTAAGCAAGGCTTCTAAAATAAATCTTTCGACATCATCACGAATCGATTTAGAATCTTGATTGCCTCTGTTGACAATCAAGGTATTGATAAAAATAACTCGTAACTGCTGGGCTAATAAAAAATACCAGTTAGTGGTGAACTCTTCCGTAATAGAAAGCTGATCCACCATCGCAATAGATGGAATATGGTTGTAGTTATATTGATACTCTTGCCTAGCTATATCTAAAGTATGAGTACTTGATGAACTGATTGAATGATCTGGTGATAAAGCAGTCATTGGCTCTACTCATGTGTAGTACTGGAAAATTTAACACTTGAGGATAAACAGGTTTGAGTTACTAACTTTCGGCCAAAGGAACAGGCAACAGTGAAGATTTTTGGTTAGATGCGGATCTTGTTCGCTCGACCTTTCATCGGGTCAGAAGCCCCGTCCCAATGACACGATTGTGTTGGACGGGTTAACAGTACCCTTCCAACTCCTGCCCTATTCCCTATTGCCTTTACCTAAACTTATTATCGCAATCAAGTTTGAAATTTT contains:
- a CDS encoding lipoxygenase family protein, translating into MTALSPDHSISSSSTHTLDIARQEYQYNYNHIPSIAMVDQLSITEEFTTNWYFLLAQQLRVIFINTLIVNRGNQDSKSIRDDVERFILEALLKGAVPARISILARILQIIPQLLLKGISKDFRELDELFHSILKENGLVILRDALNRIINLLYEGQPTGHATSLKDYENLFPVISPPVMPTAGYAYAKTYQEDEVFAYMRVAGYNPVMIERVTTPSDRFPVTDEHYQAVMGTDDSLAAAGLEGRLYLADYKILDGAINGTFPHEQKYLYAPLALFALPKGSDPTRLLRPVAIQCGQTPGPDYPIVTPNSGKYAWLFAKTIVQIADANIHEAVTHLARTHLLIGVFAIATARQLPLTHPLRILLRPHFDSTLAINDAAQRTLIAPGGGVDRLLSASIDNSRVLAVLGLQSYGFNSAILPKQFQQRGVDDPNLLPIYPYRDDALLVWDAIYQWVWDYLNLYYTTDEDIHQDTALQAWAAEISAYDGGRIPDFGEDGGIKTLNYLIDATTLIIFTASAQHAAVNFPQKDLMGYAAAIPMAGYLPASTLKREVTEQDYLNLLPPLDQAQRQYNLLSLLGSVYYNKLGEYQQGYFTDQKIKPLLQAFQSNLQQIEDTIKQRNLHRPPYEYLLPSKIPQSINI